From Mariprofundus sp. NF, the proteins below share one genomic window:
- a CDS encoding cyclic nucleotide-binding domain-containing protein, whose product MSTQPLDHAFEASIKSNSQYRRFSALPLCADLSDDESMQLFSSLESRLISAGSVVYEAESLSDQTIYLITDGCASVSRPGHNIYAQLHAGDHFGLYSFLDDERQHAATIKAVTDLELLTINRVYFDLITLEEPQLGNQILRFMFHLLSGRTLEVRCEYASMHEFETAGDD is encoded by the coding sequence ATGAGCACACAGCCGTTAGACCATGCCTTTGAGGCATCTATTAAATCGAACTCGCAGTATCGCAGATTCTCTGCTCTGCCACTCTGTGCCGATCTCTCCGATGATGAGAGCATGCAACTTTTTTCATCTCTGGAATCACGCCTCATCAGCGCAGGATCTGTTGTTTATGAGGCAGAGAGCCTTTCCGATCAGACGATCTACCTGATTACGGATGGTTGTGCTTCTGTCTCCAGACCAGGCCACAATATCTATGCGCAGTTGCATGCGGGAGATCACTTTGGTCTCTACTCCTTTCTGGATGACGAGCGGCAACATGCTGCGACGATTAAAGCGGTAACCGATCTGGAGCTGTTAACGATCAATCGCGTCTACTTTGATCTTATTACTCTGGAAGAGCCGCAGCTGGGTAATCAGATACTGCGATTTATGTTTCATCTGCTCTCCGGCAGGACACTTGAAGTGAGGTGTGAATATGCATCGATGCATGAATTTGAGACAGCTGGTGATGACTGA
- a CDS encoding response regulator, whose translation MLELDDDSFQYHEIMSDKEKYKSGADILIVEDDESIARLINLHLQAAGYSTYCCGDGDSALECIRDGSWRLVVLDRMLPGVSGMKVLRKIRKSSTHANVPVLMVTALSQASERVHGLNEGADDYLAKPFEPAELVARVKALLRRNRFVEKGTAVTNPIQLDPESPVVFEGDQRVELRPLEYKLLKILMEKPGKTRSREYLLDHVWGRDVFVEARTVDVTVKRLRKALKQIGRKKCVETVRSMGYRFIAPVE comes from the coding sequence ATGCTTGAGCTTGACGACGACTCCTTTCAGTATCACGAGATAATGAGTGACAAAGAGAAATATAAGAGCGGTGCAGACATCCTGATTGTTGAGGATGATGAGTCGATTGCACGGCTGATTAATCTGCATCTGCAGGCGGCCGGTTACTCTACCTACTGCTGTGGCGATGGTGACAGCGCACTGGAGTGTATCCGTGACGGCAGTTGGCGTCTGGTGGTGCTGGATCGTATGCTGCCCGGAGTCAGTGGTATGAAGGTGTTGCGTAAGATTCGCAAATCATCAACCCATGCCAATGTGCCTGTACTTATGGTCACGGCGCTGAGTCAGGCCAGTGAGCGTGTGCATGGCCTTAATGAGGGGGCAGACGACTACCTTGCCAAGCCGTTTGAACCTGCTGAGCTGGTGGCGCGAGTCAAAGCACTGCTCAGACGTAACCGTTTTGTTGAGAAAGGCACAGCAGTGACAAATCCTATTCAGCTTGATCCTGAGTCGCCCGTTGTTTTTGAGGGTGATCAGCGTGTTGAGTTGCGTCCGCTTGAATACAAACTACTCAAGATTCTTATGGAAAAACCGGGTAAAACCCGCAGTCGCGAATATCTGCTCGATCATGTCTGGGGCAGGGATGTCTTTGTTGAGGCGCGTACGGTAGATGTGACTGTCAAACGTCTGCGTAAAGCGCTGAAACAGATTGGCCGCAAAAAATGTGTCGAGACTGTGCGCAGCATGGGTTATCGCTTTATTGCACCTGTTGAATGA
- a CDS encoding cell wall metabolism sensor histidine kinase WalK — translation MTAGLILLIIGMVSIWVVSAQRTRKELEEAHAELDLLRETSGGLKETLEIRGRRLDVLLSSVSEAVMRVDSLGRVTSANQRAAELFKMATGPELPQSMLVFIRDPDWYRAFSTALKTQANDLHLPDIEVADRVLAPRLAFLGKDQALLLCMDVTERDKQERQQRQFLSNLKHDLKTPLTSLLGYARSLESFGHDPEFRAEAAKVIADEAKHVNQLLDSLLTLDQIEFAHRHDIIASDPLDVFQKVKDVLVPRLLAKGLSIELTHCGEMGDLLIAEHDFERVLLNILENAQRYSPDDGLIRVDMKMDGALAEIVVEDQGPGIPEKDLAKVTERFYRVDQARRRRKDGGHGLGLAIVKEMLEVHDGSLELANLTPRGLSAKITLPTEIDDASE, via the coding sequence ATGACTGCCGGACTGATACTGCTGATTATCGGCATGGTGTCGATCTGGGTTGTCTCTGCTCAGCGCACGCGCAAGGAGCTGGAAGAGGCCCATGCTGAACTTGATCTATTACGTGAAACATCCGGGGGGCTGAAAGAGACACTGGAAATCCGCGGCAGGCGTCTGGATGTGCTGCTCTCATCAGTAAGTGAAGCGGTGATGCGGGTTGATAGTCTTGGCCGAGTCACCTCTGCCAATCAGAGGGCTGCCGAGCTGTTTAAAATGGCGACAGGTCCGGAACTTCCGCAGTCGATGCTGGTCTTTATTCGTGATCCCGACTGGTATCGCGCTTTTTCAACGGCTCTGAAAACACAAGCCAATGATCTGCATCTGCCGGATATTGAGGTGGCAGATCGTGTGCTGGCCCCCCGGCTCGCATTCCTTGGCAAAGATCAGGCACTGCTGCTCTGTATGGATGTGACCGAAAGAGACAAGCAGGAGCGGCAGCAGCGGCAGTTCCTCTCCAATCTGAAACATGATCTGAAAACACCACTGACCTCACTGCTCGGTTATGCTCGCAGCCTTGAGAGTTTCGGCCATGATCCCGAGTTCAGGGCAGAGGCTGCCAAAGTGATCGCTGATGAGGCAAAACATGTGAATCAGCTGCTCGATTCACTGCTGACACTCGATCAGATCGAATTTGCCCACCGCCATGACATTATCGCGTCTGATCCACTGGATGTATTTCAGAAAGTGAAAGATGTACTGGTGCCACGCCTGCTGGCCAAAGGACTCTCTATTGAATTGACACACTGCGGTGAGATGGGAGATCTGCTGATTGCCGAGCACGATTTTGAGCGTGTGTTGCTTAATATTCTTGAGAATGCACAGCGATACTCACCTGATGATGGCTTGATCCGGGTTGATATGAAGATGGACGGGGCGCTGGCCGAGATTGTCGTTGAGGATCAGGGGCCGGGTATTCCCGAGAAGGATTTAGCGAAGGTAACAGAGCGCTTCTACCGCGTTGATCAGGCGCGCAGACGCAGAAAAGATGGTGGTCACGGCCTTGGTCTGGCGATCGTCAAAGAGATGCTGGAGGTGCATGATGGTAGCCTTGAGCTTGCTAATCTTACGCCCAGGGGCCTCTCCGCGAAGATAACTTTGCCGACTGAAATAGATGATGCTTCTGAATAG
- a CDS encoding diguanylate cyclase yields MMHSLSIITKINLVILTVLGLCGGIVTWQVITYEKQHIEEMLVKQAETIFDQIQTLRHWNSGYGGVYVYKQPDMEANPYLYKVRPASNKKRPVEPEITDSRGRKLILKNPELMAMEIAEQSKKEHKTIFHLSSLSPINPKNAPDDFERRALRAFEAGNSKVFKSFLNGGNPYFRYMRALKSEESCLTCHGFQGHKLGDVRGGISIEIPMQEELAHAEGKQVVIIAYAIAIYLVVALALTVTIRRLVSTPVNRIIAFSKGLESEDDELLPENGRNDEIGILGHSLATTKKRILRQQLALREKAEELDLSRRTDPLTGANNRQHFILEMPRIMDRANRDNSPTSVLMVDIDHFKEINDSYGHAIGDRVLQQMVEHMLQETRSYDMLVRYGGEEFLVVMPNTETHSAVEVAERIRKSMESCHCVVAGDKTVLYTVSIGVYTSMQEEIDQMLLKVDDAMYRAKEGGRNRVVNTA; encoded by the coding sequence ATGATGCACTCACTCTCGATCATCACCAAAATCAATCTGGTAATTCTGACCGTACTCGGGCTTTGCGGGGGCATCGTTACCTGGCAGGTCATTACATATGAAAAACAGCATATTGAAGAGATGCTGGTCAAGCAGGCGGAAACCATCTTCGATCAGATTCAGACCCTCCGCCACTGGAACTCCGGTTACGGCGGTGTTTACGTCTACAAACAACCGGACATGGAAGCCAACCCCTACCTCTACAAGGTACGCCCCGCCAGCAACAAAAAGCGGCCTGTCGAACCGGAGATCACCGACAGCAGAGGCCGGAAACTGATCCTGAAAAACCCCGAATTGATGGCCATGGAGATAGCCGAGCAGTCAAAGAAAGAGCATAAAACGATCTTTCATCTCTCCAGCCTGAGTCCGATCAACCCTAAGAATGCGCCGGATGATTTTGAGAGGCGAGCCCTGCGCGCCTTTGAGGCCGGTAACAGCAAAGTGTTCAAATCATTCCTCAATGGCGGCAATCCCTACTTCCGTTATATGAGAGCGCTTAAGAGTGAAGAGAGCTGCCTGACCTGCCACGGCTTTCAGGGCCATAAGCTGGGTGATGTGCGCGGCGGTATCAGCATCGAGATTCCGATGCAGGAGGAGCTTGCCCATGCCGAGGGGAAACAGGTTGTGATTATCGCTTACGCCATTGCTATCTACCTTGTTGTCGCTCTTGCCCTGACAGTGACCATACGCAGGCTGGTCTCCACACCGGTGAACAGGATCATCGCCTTCTCCAAGGGACTGGAGAGCGAAGATGATGAGCTGCTGCCCGAAAACGGGCGAAATGATGAGATCGGCATACTCGGCCACTCTCTGGCAACGACAAAAAAACGGATTCTCCGACAGCAGCTTGCTCTGCGTGAAAAAGCCGAAGAGCTCGATCTTTCACGCCGCACCGATCCATTGACCGGCGCGAATAACCGACAACATTTCATCCTGGAGATGCCCAGAATCATGGATCGGGCCAATCGTGATAATTCACCGACCAGCGTTTTGATGGTTGATATCGACCACTTCAAAGAGATCAACGACAGCTACGGTCATGCCATCGGTGATCGGGTACTGCAGCAGATGGTTGAGCATATGCTGCAGGAGACCCGTAGCTACGACATGCTCGTGCGTTATGGTGGCGAAGAGTTTCTCGTGGTGATGCCCAATACCGAAACTCACTCTGCGGTTGAGGTAGCTGAGCGCATCCGCAAAAGCATGGAGTCATGCCACTGTGTAGTAGCTGGAGATAAAACAGTGCTCTACACGGTCAGTATCGGCGTGTACACCTCCATGCAGGAGGAGATCGATCAGATGCTGCTGAAGGTGGATGATGCAATGTACCGCGCTAAAGAGGGTGGCCGCAACAGGGTTGTTAACACAGCCTGA
- a CDS encoding glycoside hydrolase family 130 protein, whose amino-acid sequence MSGVKVIGEALANMPWQERPEDSNEVVWRYSENPIIPRNPFPGANSTFNSAAVAFNGKFAGVFRCDSTAREMQIHVGFSDDGINWQINPERIEFINEDPEVTRWEYAYDPRVVWIEDRYYITWCNGYHGPTIGVAWTKDFQTFHQLENAFLIFNRNGVLFPRRINGKYMMLSRPSDNGHTPFGDIFLSQSPDMEHWGCHRHVMGTTDGWQSTKIGAGPIPIETSEGWLMIYHGVLTSCNGFVYSFGAALLDLDAPWKVLYRSKNFLIAPWQQYECVGDVPNVTFPCAALTDAPTGRIAIYYGCADTVTGLCFTTAQAVIDHLKAGN is encoded by the coding sequence ATGAGTGGAGTCAAGGTTATCGGAGAGGCGCTGGCCAATATGCCGTGGCAGGAGAGGCCAGAGGACTCTAACGAGGTGGTCTGGCGTTATAGCGAAAATCCGATCATTCCGCGCAATCCTTTCCCCGGAGCCAACAGCACCTTTAACAGTGCAGCTGTCGCCTTTAACGGTAAGTTTGCCGGTGTATTCCGTTGTGACTCCACTGCACGAGAGATGCAGATTCATGTCGGTTTCAGTGATGATGGCATCAACTGGCAGATCAATCCTGAACGTATCGAGTTTATCAACGAAGATCCTGAGGTGACACGCTGGGAGTACGCCTATGATCCGCGTGTGGTGTGGATCGAGGATCGCTACTACATCACCTGGTGCAATGGTTATCACGGCCCGACCATCGGTGTGGCCTGGACAAAAGATTTTCAAACCTTCCATCAGCTGGAAAATGCATTTCTGATATTCAACCGCAACGGTGTGCTCTTTCCGCGCCGGATTAACGGCAAATATATGATGCTCTCACGCCCCAGCGATAACGGCCACACCCCCTTTGGCGATATCTTTCTCAGCCAGAGTCCTGATATGGAGCATTGGGGTTGTCATCGCCACGTCATGGGCACAACCGATGGCTGGCAATCGACCAAGATCGGAGCAGGGCCGATTCCCATTGAGACCAGCGAAGGGTGGCTGATGATCTATCACGGTGTACTCACCTCCTGTAACGGTTTTGTCTACAGCTTTGGTGCAGCCCTGCTTGATCTCGATGCGCCGTGGAAGGTTCTCTATCGCTCGAAAAACTTTCTTATTGCTCCCTGGCAGCAGTATGAGTGTGTGGGTGATGTACCCAATGTCACCTTCCCGTGTGCAGCCCTGACCGATGCGCCAACAGGCCGTATCGCCATCTACTACGGCTGTGCCGATACGGTGACCGGCCTCTGCTTTACCACGGCGCAGGCGGTGATCGATCATCTTAAGGCGGGCAACTAA
- a CDS encoding MFS transporter: MTTDADSSAEGKAAPATGRLPVKTKLGWGVGGFGENIANSAILSLVFPIFNVALGFSTLAIGLAMAISRIADAILDPIIGNLTDNTQSRWGRRRPWMFVGSILMTLFFSAVWFLPTLMPQLPRLVTVHLTQTAQVHNHASANQLHDSLSWYGVSTKDVRLSPEKSSGSFNVLLNRAPESATEFTVELVSNGEDQRGLTITPSQLTFDPQNWQKPQTVTVTASISGTADRTTGLRILPTADLLHSPFLHQFGITSHSSLQMFGGFALLCLLFYFSFSVFVIPYSGLGIELTDDYAERTNLQIYRLVASFCASLLVGYLYLWSQMAGAWLGGDEVLGVRVVGLCIGLLVLISTMLPAILCRERFAAIERKKEHLSLLMAIKLTAVNRSFRMLMGSVFAVFMGLFFSLPFMTYIGIYYVCQGDKMLAAEIGGVMTVVQVTGQFLAMPLISWASERVDKKVILFTGLFISIIGYASSWWLFTPENPWLQIIPVVVAAWGLCACWAVNGSFAADICDEDELNTGHRREGVYSAVFALVYKSAIGIVALGSGALLAWAGVAGQESMLPAETLLTVRIAYLAIPVGFLSLAIISMWYYPLTRERVEAIQSQLRAPQQDAGVK; the protein is encoded by the coding sequence TTGACCACAGACGCTGACTCTTCAGCAGAGGGGAAGGCCGCTCCTGCTACCGGCAGACTGCCGGTAAAAACCAAGCTCGGCTGGGGTGTGGGTGGTTTCGGTGAGAATATCGCCAACTCCGCCATCCTCTCGCTGGTCTTTCCGATCTTTAATGTTGCACTCGGTTTCAGCACGCTGGCTATCGGGCTGGCGATGGCGATTTCACGTATTGCTGATGCCATTCTTGATCCGATTATCGGAAATCTGACTGATAATACGCAGTCGCGCTGGGGACGACGCAGGCCGTGGATGTTTGTCGGTTCGATTCTGATGACCCTCTTCTTCTCTGCTGTCTGGTTCCTGCCGACCCTGATGCCGCAACTGCCCAGGCTGGTGACAGTGCATCTCACGCAAACTGCTCAAGTTCACAACCATGCCTCTGCCAACCAACTGCATGATTCGCTCTCCTGGTACGGCGTTTCAACTAAAGATGTGCGGCTCTCACCCGAAAAGAGTTCGGGAAGTTTCAATGTTCTCCTCAACAGAGCACCGGAATCAGCCACTGAATTCACAGTTGAGCTGGTGAGCAATGGTGAAGACCAGAGAGGTCTGACCATCACCCCGTCACAACTCACCTTTGACCCGCAAAATTGGCAGAAGCCGCAGACGGTAACGGTTACTGCATCGATCTCAGGAACGGCTGATCGCACCACAGGGCTGCGTATTCTACCCACGGCTGATCTTCTGCATTCACCGTTCTTACACCAGTTCGGTATCACCTCACACTCATCGCTACAGATGTTCGGCGGTTTTGCACTGCTCTGCCTGCTCTTCTATTTCAGCTTCTCGGTGTTTGTCATTCCATATTCAGGATTGGGAATCGAGCTGACCGATGATTATGCCGAACGCACCAATCTGCAGATCTACCGTCTGGTCGCCTCGTTCTGTGCCAGTCTGCTGGTCGGTTATCTCTACCTCTGGTCACAGATGGCCGGGGCCTGGCTGGGTGGTGATGAGGTGTTGGGTGTGCGGGTGGTGGGTTTATGTATCGGTCTGTTGGTGCTGATCTCCACCATGCTACCGGCCATATTGTGTCGTGAACGTTTTGCAGCCATAGAACGCAAAAAAGAGCATCTCTCACTGCTGATGGCGATCAAACTGACGGCGGTGAACAGAAGTTTCCGCATGTTGATGGGGTCGGTATTCGCGGTGTTTATGGGGCTTTTCTTCTCGCTGCCGTTTATGACCTATATCGGCATCTATTATGTCTGTCAGGGTGATAAGATGCTGGCGGCAGAGATTGGTGGTGTGATGACCGTGGTGCAGGTGACCGGCCAGTTTCTCGCCATGCCGCTGATCTCATGGGCTAGTGAGCGGGTGGATAAGAAAGTCATTCTCTTTACCGGGCTGTTCATCTCCATCATCGGTTACGCCTCAAGCTGGTGGCTGTTCACGCCGGAGAACCCGTGGCTGCAGATTATTCCTGTGGTGGTAGCGGCATGGGGTCTGTGCGCCTGCTGGGCGGTCAATGGCTCCTTTGCAGCTGATATCTGTGATGAGGATGAGCTTAATACCGGCCATCGCCGTGAGGGGGTCTACAGCGCGGTCTTTGCACTGGTCTATAAATCCGCTATCGGCATCGTTGCTTTGGGAAGTGGTGCACTGCTGGCCTGGGCGGGCGTGGCAGGGCAGGAGAGTATGCTGCCAGCCGAAACCCTGCTCACCGTGCGCATCGCTTATCTGGCTATTCCGGTCGGTTTCCTCTCTCTGGCTATTATCTCGATGTGGTACTACCCGCTTACCCGTGAGCGGGTCGAGGCGATTCAGTCACAACTACGTGCTCCGCAGCAGGATGCCGGGGTGAAATGA